CTCACTGAGCTTTTATGTTAGAAGAACCCCCTACCTTTGTGGGCATATCTTCAGGTTGCTTCTGCCTAAAGAGAAGGAAACTTAGAAAGATGACTGAACAAGATAGCCCTGGCTCAGGGCCTAACTTTGTACTTCATTCCCCCTTTCCTTCCTCATCCTGCTGATCTGTTTCCTCCATTTGGGGGACTGCAGGAACAAGACCCTGCAGATGGAAAAGATCAAAACCCGTTTGAAGGCTGAGTTTGAGGCCCTTGAATCAGAGGAGAGGCACCTGAAGGAATACAAGCAGGAGATGGACCTCCTGCTACAGGAGAAGATGGCCCATGTGGAGGAACTCCGACTCATCCACGCTGATATCAATGTGGTATGTGGCTGGCTGCCTGAAGCCTATTTTTGGGCACTTTGCGGAGGAATAGGCTGTAGTGAGTGCTGTGACCTCTCCTCAAGATGTGTCTGTGGCCAGCTTAGGGGAGTAGACATCAGGCTATGGTGAAATGGAAGAATCTAGGAGTTCTGAGATCCAGCCCTTGTTCTGTCACTGATTGACTATGTATCACTGGACAAATTccttctctctgggcctcattttcccTCTCTGTGCCATGAGAGGGATTCAGCCACTTCTGAGGTCTTATTCAGCTCTGATGTGCTCTGATTTGGGGAGTTGAGAGCTAGCCTTGGGGAAAAGCAGAGTGGGCAGATGACTCTGGtggtggggttgggtgggggaactgagcaGGCAGATGCCTCTGGGGTCTAACTTAAATTTAGGGCTCCAAAGCTTTCAACTATGCCAAACAAATCATCTTTACCAACCTATCAAGCTGGGGCTCCCTCATTTGAGTCTCTCTTTTGGAGACTCTTAGAATGTGGGGAATGAACTGCCTGCTAAGGTGATAGGTTTCCCACTTTTTAGAGTTATTAAAGCAAAGTCTGGATGATCACCTGTCTGGGCAATGGTATTGGTGATTTCTTCACCAGGAGCGAGATTGGAGGTGCTGATCAGTAAGGCTCTTTCCAACCCTTAGAGCCTATGATAATgagaaatagttttgtttttaaattacatttgaaGGAGCTAAGTTTCCATACTTCGGAAACTCATTTATCTGGCAATATTTATTTCCTGATATTGCCAGGCCTAGGatcttaaagaaaatatgaatgcAATTTGAATAATAGTTACTTGGGATTTTCTGTGTCATGAGATCACAAGATATGAGAGTCTTAAGATTTGGTAGTTCTGCTACCAGCTAACCAAGGATAGAGAAAAAACAAGATATGAGTCACAAAGGGGCTGAAAATCTGGACCAGTGGATCTCAAACTTGAACATGCCTCATAAGTCATCTAGAGGTCctattaaaacacagattgttGGACCCCACCCCAGAATCTCTGTTTGCTTATATCTGGGGATGGTACCTGAGAACTTGCATTCCTAATGAGTTCCCAGCTGATGCTGCTTATCTGGTAACTGCATTTTGGGAAACACTGATCTAGAAGAAGGGCCACTGGCCTAGGAGACAGAAGCCCTGAGGCTTTTTCTAGACTTTGCTCCTAAGAAGCATTTCTCTGAGGAAGTTccttctctctgagtctcagttctcTGACCTGTAAAATGGTGGTGGTGTGTGTAATGACTATTCCACCTTTAACGTTCTATATCTGaataataattatcattttattgagcttttgggggcttccctggtgtctcagtggtaaagaatctgcctgccaatgcaggaggtgtgggtatgatcccagggtcaggaagatcctctggagaaggaaatggcaacccactctagtatttttgcctggacaaaaatcccatggacagaggagcctggtgggctacagtccatagcgtagcaaagagttggacacagcatagcaactaaacaccaacaaACAAAACTGAGCCTTTACCCTGTGATAGCCCCTATACTGAGAGCTTATATTAATTCAGTCATTGAATCTTCACCAAAATtatatgaggtaggtactattattatcaccattacatagatgaagaaactgaagcttgaCAAGAGTCACAAAGAATATGTGGTGGGTTGAGGAGGTGATCATAGATTGGTctggctctggagcctgtgcttttAACCACTCAGCTGTAGAGTCTCACTGAGAATCTTGGAGTTTTTTCTGTGTGCCTACCTCGTTCTGTGTTCCAGATGGAAAACACTATCAAACAGTCTGAGAATGACCTAAACAAGCTGCTAGAGTCTACCCGGCGGCTACATGATGAGTATAAGCCACTGAAGGAACATGTGGATGCCCTGCGCATGACTCTGGGCCTGCAGAGGCTCCCTGACCTATGTGAAGAGGAGGAGAAGCTCTCCTTGGAGTAAGCTGCCTGCCTCCTGtccctgcaacacacacacacacgtgcgtgcacatgcacatatgtatatatacacacataaagcCTGTCATAGCCCCAGGCCAGTCAGTGGCTGACTTATTGCATTACCTTGGGTAAGTCTCTGTGTTGGGCTGTTAGATGATTAAACTAGAATTACTAGATGGCATTCAAAGTTCTTTGTGCAGTTTTGAGAATATAGGACTATGTCTATGActttatgtgtctgtgtgtctgtgactcTTAAGATCTAGAAGTCAAGTCAAGGTCTACAAGAGGTGTCCAGAAACCTTTGAAAATACAGAAGGGTGAGCTTTCCTGGCCTCCAGGGACTAGCTTAGAATTTTATCTTAAGATTCAGAGTTAAGAATTAGGCTTACTTTAAAGAGACATAGAGTTCAGTTTAGTAGAAGGAAGCAAACTTCCTTAAGGTAGAGCAGGTTGCCTGTGGAAGTGATGAGCTTCTTATTCCTACAGGTATGTCAGCAGAGGCCTGAGGACACTTAATAGGAATGCTGCAGAGGAACTTGGGATGGAGGGTAGG
The nucleotide sequence above comes from Capricornis sumatraensis isolate serow.1 chromosome X, serow.2, whole genome shotgun sequence. Encoded proteins:
- the ZC4H2 gene encoding zinc finger C4H2 domain-containing protein isoform X1; the protein is MADEQEIMCKLESIKEIRNKTLQMEKIKTRLKAEFEALESEERHLKEYKQEMDLLLQEKMAHVEELRLIHADINVMENTIKQSENDLNKLLESTRRLHDEYKPLKEHVDALRMTLGLQRLPDLCEEEEKLSLDYFEKQKAEWQTEPQEPPIPESLAAAAAAAQQLQVARKQDTRQTATFRQQPPPMKACLSCHQQIHRNAPICPLCKAKSRSRNPKKPKRKQDE
- the ZC4H2 gene encoding zinc finger C4H2 domain-containing protein isoform X2, with translation MADEQEIMCKLESIKEIRNKTLQMEKIKTRLKAEFEALESEERHLKEYKQEMDLLLQEKMAHVEELRLIHADINVMENTIKQSENDLNKLLESTRRLHDEYKPLKEHVDALRMTLGLQRLPDLCEEEEKLSLEPACHVINKFTGMHLYALCAKPRVGPGIPKSQNGSRMNEERENT